Proteins encoded together in one Microbacterium sp. ABRD28 window:
- a CDS encoding isoprenyl transferase — protein MSATDEGRGPLYRLYISRLRRSLTPDVVPHHIAMMIDGNRRWARQLGYDSAAHGHRAGAAKMREFLRWCDDIGVKVVSLYLLSTDNLRRRDSRELTDLLEIIAELAHELSHERDWRVQHVGRADLLPPELADVLGLAEERTRGHGGLHVNLAVGYGGRSEIVDAVRSIIATHDREGGSLEELAASLTPEQIGEHLYTGGQPDPDLVIRTSGEQRLSDFLLWQSAHSEFYFVEALGPDLREVDFLRAVRDFARRDRRFGR, from the coding sequence GTGAGTGCGACGGACGAGGGGCGGGGGCCGCTCTACCGGCTGTACATCTCCCGGCTGCGTCGCAGCCTCACACCCGATGTCGTGCCTCATCACATCGCGATGATGATCGACGGGAACCGCCGGTGGGCGAGGCAGCTCGGATACGATTCGGCGGCGCACGGCCACCGCGCCGGGGCTGCGAAGATGCGGGAGTTCCTGCGCTGGTGCGATGACATCGGCGTCAAGGTGGTTTCGCTCTACCTGCTCTCCACCGACAACCTCCGTCGTCGCGACTCGCGCGAACTGACCGATCTGCTGGAGATCATCGCCGAGCTCGCCCACGAGCTCTCGCACGAGCGCGACTGGCGGGTGCAGCACGTGGGACGTGCCGATCTCCTCCCGCCCGAGCTCGCCGATGTCCTGGGCCTCGCCGAGGAGCGCACGCGTGGTCACGGGGGTCTGCACGTCAACCTCGCCGTGGGCTACGGCGGGCGGAGCGAGATCGTCGACGCCGTGCGCTCCATCATCGCCACCCACGACCGCGAGGGCGGATCCCTGGAGGAGCTGGCGGCGAGCCTCACCCCCGAGCAGATCGGCGAACACCTCTACACCGGCGGCCAGCCCGACCCCGACCTGGTGATCCGCACCTCGGGCGAGCAGCGGCTGAGCGACTTCCTGCTGTGGCAGAGCGCGCACAGCGAGTTCTACTTCGTCGAGGCTCTGGGTCCCGATCTCCGAGAGGTCGATTTCCTGCGGGCCGTCCGTGACTTCGCGCGCCGGGATCGTCGCTTCGGGCGCTGA
- a CDS encoding hemolysin III family protein, producing the protein MPQLPLLDAAAVDANTDVKPTWRGWIHAGTFPVAIGAGILLIVLAEGTAAKWSSAVFMATSLLLFGNSALYHRFDWSPRTKVVLKRIDHANILLLIAGTYTPIAVLALPTDKAVLLLSLVWGGAILGILFRVFWIHAPRWLYVALYLVLGWAAVMYFFDLFAANAAMMVLVVAGGLLYTAGAVVYALKRPNPWPGHFGFHEIFHVCTVLAFLCHWTACLLIALAPAYHA; encoded by the coding sequence ATGCCGCAGCTGCCCCTGCTCGACGCCGCTGCGGTCGATGCGAACACCGACGTGAAGCCGACCTGGCGCGGCTGGATCCACGCGGGGACCTTCCCGGTGGCGATCGGCGCCGGCATCCTCCTCATCGTCCTCGCCGAGGGCACAGCGGCCAAGTGGTCATCCGCCGTCTTCATGGCCACCTCGCTGCTGCTGTTCGGCAACTCGGCGCTCTACCACCGATTCGACTGGTCACCGCGCACGAAGGTGGTGCTCAAGCGCATCGATCACGCGAACATCCTCCTGCTCATCGCCGGCACCTACACGCCGATCGCCGTCCTCGCCCTCCCGACCGACAAGGCCGTCCTGCTGCTGTCCCTCGTCTGGGGCGGGGCGATCCTGGGCATCCTGTTCCGGGTGTTCTGGATCCACGCCCCGCGCTGGCTGTACGTCGCTCTGTACCTGGTGCTGGGGTGGGCTGCGGTGATGTACTTCTTCGATCTCTTCGCCGCCAATGCGGCGATGATGGTGCTCGTCGTGGCGGGCGGCCTGCTCTACACCGCGGGGGCGGTCGTCTACGCGCTCAAGCGTCCCAACCCCTGGCCCGGGCATTTCGGGTTCCACGAGATCTTCCACGTCTGCACGGTGCTGGCGTTCCTCTGCCACTGGACGGCGTGCCTGCTCATCGCTCTGGCGCCCGCCTACCACGCCTGA
- a CDS encoding DUF4307 domain-containing protein → MTTHQTLDERYGRTRSRAPRWLIAAGIAVAAAVVVGAGWMTVAGALDDVDVRTTGFQLVDDTSVRVDFQVTAPAGRTVACALEAQDADHGVVGWKVITLSETDGTPRAFQETVPTVAEATTGLVNSCWVT, encoded by the coding sequence ATGACGACTCACCAGACGCTCGACGAACGCTACGGCCGCACCCGCTCCCGCGCGCCGCGATGGCTGATCGCCGCGGGCATCGCGGTGGCGGCCGCGGTGGTCGTCGGAGCCGGGTGGATGACGGTGGCCGGCGCCCTGGACGACGTCGACGTCCGCACCACCGGGTTCCAGCTCGTCGACGACACCTCTGTCCGCGTCGACTTCCAGGTCACGGCGCCTGCGGGACGGACCGTCGCGTGCGCACTGGAGGCGCAGGACGCCGATCACGGCGTCGTGGGCTGGAAGGTCATCACCCTCAGCGAGACCGACGGGACCCCACGCGCGTTCCAGGAGACCGTCCCCACCGTCGCCGAGGCGACGACCGGTTTGGTCAACTCCTGCTGGGTGACGTAA
- the greA gene encoding transcription elongation factor GreA, giving the protein MTGEAPVTFLTQDAYDRLAAELEHLSTTGREEIAKRIEAAREEGDLKENGGYHAAKDEQGKQEARIRTLQQLLKDAKVGDAPQSTGVVESGTVVTAVVAGGEEVFLLGNREIAAGSELDVYSEASPLGAAILGLKEGEKTTYTAPNGREIAVEIVKVETYSGQ; this is encoded by the coding sequence GTGACTGGCGAAGCCCCGGTGACCTTCCTGACCCAGGACGCCTACGACCGTCTCGCCGCCGAGCTCGAGCACCTCTCGACGACCGGCCGCGAAGAGATCGCCAAGCGCATCGAAGCTGCGCGCGAAGAGGGTGACCTCAAGGAGAACGGCGGATACCACGCGGCCAAGGACGAGCAGGGCAAGCAGGAAGCCCGCATCCGCACGCTTCAGCAGCTGCTCAAGGACGCCAAGGTCGGCGATGCCCCCCAGAGCACCGGTGTGGTCGAATCCGGAACCGTCGTGACGGCGGTCGTCGCGGGCGGCGAAGAGGTCTTCCTCCTCGGCAATCGCGAGATCGCCGCGGGTTCCGAGCTCGACGTCTACAGCGAAGCCTCCCCTCTCGGGGCGGCGATCCTGGGGTTGAAGGAGGGCGAGAAGACCACCTACACCGCGCCGAACGGACGCGAGATCGCGGTGGAGATCGTCAAGGTCGAGACGTACTCGGGGCAGTGA
- the ilvA gene encoding threonine ammonia-lyase: protein MSTPTIAASGIPTLAEFEDAAAALRGVAAHTPLEESQHLTDVLGVPTYLKLENLQRTGSFKIRGATYRLSRLTEEERARGVVAASAGNHAQGVALAAQKLGIPATIFMPLGVPVPKLLATRGYGADVVLEGETVETPLRLAAEFAERTGAVLIHPFDHRDIILGQGTLGLELHHDLPDVETVVVCVGGGGLIAGVAAAMKARAAAEGRRIRIIGVQAENAAGYPPSLAAGHPVIAPSRPTIADGIAVARPGDLPFAMIRELVDEIVTVTDDDIARAILVLLERAKQVVEPGGAAGVAAILAGKIRSDGPTIAILSGGNIDPLLLQRVVAHGLAASGRYMTLRIPLPDRPGQLARVSDVLAQAGANVIEVLHTRHGQGLQISEVILQLSVETRGEDHRAHVMKMLTDAGFSPTIAVD from the coding sequence GTGAGCACGCCGACGATCGCCGCCTCCGGCATCCCGACGCTCGCTGAGTTCGAGGACGCCGCGGCCGCCCTGCGCGGCGTGGCCGCACACACTCCGCTCGAGGAGTCGCAGCACCTCACCGACGTCCTGGGTGTTCCGACGTACCTGAAGCTGGAGAACCTGCAGCGCACGGGGTCGTTCAAGATCCGAGGTGCGACCTACCGGCTCTCGAGGCTGACCGAGGAGGAGCGCGCCCGCGGCGTCGTGGCCGCCTCCGCCGGCAATCACGCCCAGGGAGTGGCCCTGGCCGCTCAGAAGCTCGGGATCCCGGCCACCATCTTCATGCCGCTGGGTGTTCCGGTGCCGAAGCTCCTGGCCACCCGGGGGTACGGTGCGGATGTCGTCCTCGAAGGGGAGACGGTGGAGACGCCGCTGCGGTTGGCGGCGGAATTCGCAGAACGCACCGGCGCGGTCCTCATCCACCCGTTCGACCATCGCGACATCATCCTCGGGCAGGGGACTCTCGGGCTCGAACTGCACCATGACCTCCCCGACGTCGAGACGGTGGTGGTCTGCGTCGGTGGCGGTGGGCTCATCGCCGGAGTCGCCGCCGCCATGAAGGCCCGCGCGGCAGCGGAAGGGCGCCGCATCCGCATCATCGGGGTGCAGGCCGAGAACGCCGCGGGCTATCCGCCGTCGTTGGCCGCGGGGCATCCGGTCATCGCGCCCTCCCGGCCGACGATCGCCGACGGCATCGCCGTGGCGCGCCCCGGCGACCTCCCGTTCGCGATGATCCGTGAGCTCGTGGATGAGATCGTCACCGTGACCGACGACGACATCGCACGCGCCATCCTCGTCCTGCTCGAGCGGGCCAAGCAGGTCGTCGAGCCGGGGGGCGCGGCCGGGGTCGCCGCGATCCTGGCGGGGAAGATCCGATCCGACGGGCCGACGATCGCCATCCTCTCGGGCGGCAACATCGATCCGCTGCTGCTCCAGCGCGTCGTCGCCCACGGGCTGGCCGCCTCGGGTCGTTACATGACCCTGCGCATTCCGCTCCCCGACCGACCCGGCCAGCTGGCCCGGGTCTCCGACGTGCTCGCCCAGGCCGGCGCGAACGTCATCGAGGTGCTGCACACGCGGCACGGACAGGGGCTGCAGATCAGTGAGGTGATCCTCCAGCTGAGCGTGGAGACGCGGGGCGAGGACCACCGCGCCCACGTGATGAAGATGCTCACCGACGCGGGCTTCTCGCCGACGATCGCCGTCGACTAG
- a CDS encoding AI-2E family transporter, producing MAGSDERESLWSALRDRSRVVSTELSGSIPRGLRLAAAYSWRFLVIAAAAGVVIWLVIQLKLLVVPLLIAILITALLWPFFSWMLRHRVPRWLAIVIAVITTLAVVSGLLWVVVWQITREFGRVQDRTVDAVAAFRQYLIDGPLHLSAQQIDDLLNQAGALVQEQASLLWSGALAIGTTLGHVVTGALLALFILLTLLADGGGIWRWTTRLLPKAARVPVDGAAREGWVTLVNYARTQLLVATIDAIGIGLGALLLGVPLAVPIAVLVFLGAFVPIVGAVVTGAVAVFVALVYNGPLIALWMLIVVLGVQQLEGHVLQPLLMGAAVKVHPLAVVLVVAGGAMIAGIPGALFAVPLAAFVNVVVLYLGSRGWETGGRPPPEDLIWSTVPRRRRTPA from the coding sequence ATGGCCGGATCGGACGAGCGCGAATCGCTGTGGAGCGCCCTGCGCGACCGCTCGCGCGTGGTGTCGACGGAGCTGTCGGGATCGATTCCGCGCGGGCTCCGGCTGGCGGCGGCCTATTCCTGGCGTTTCCTGGTCATCGCCGCCGCCGCGGGCGTCGTCATCTGGCTCGTCATCCAGCTGAAGCTGCTGGTGGTGCCGCTGCTCATCGCCATCCTCATCACCGCCCTGCTCTGGCCGTTCTTCAGTTGGATGCTGCGCCACCGCGTCCCGCGATGGCTCGCGATCGTCATCGCGGTGATCACCACGCTGGCCGTGGTGTCGGGACTTCTCTGGGTCGTGGTCTGGCAGATCACGCGCGAGTTCGGACGGGTGCAGGACCGGACCGTCGACGCCGTGGCCGCCTTCCGGCAGTACCTCATCGACGGTCCGCTCCACCTGTCCGCTCAGCAGATCGACGACCTGCTGAATCAAGCCGGCGCCCTGGTGCAGGAACAGGCCTCGCTGTTGTGGTCGGGGGCCCTGGCGATCGGGACGACCCTCGGTCATGTCGTCACGGGGGCGCTCCTCGCCCTGTTCATCCTGCTCACCCTTCTCGCCGACGGCGGCGGGATCTGGCGGTGGACCACCCGGCTCCTGCCCAAGGCTGCGCGCGTCCCGGTGGACGGAGCCGCTCGTGAGGGCTGGGTGACGCTGGTGAACTACGCCCGGACGCAGCTGCTGGTGGCGACGATCGATGCGATCGGCATCGGCCTGGGCGCACTCCTGCTGGGTGTGCCGCTCGCTGTTCCGATCGCGGTCCTGGTCTTCCTCGGCGCCTTCGTGCCGATCGTCGGTGCGGTCGTGACCGGAGCGGTGGCGGTGTTCGTCGCCCTGGTCTACAACGGTCCGCTCATCGCCCTGTGGATGCTGATCGTCGTCCTCGGCGTGCAGCAGCTCGAAGGACACGTGCTGCAGCCCCTGCTCATGGGTGCCGCTGTCAAGGTCCATCCCCTCGCCGTCGTCCTCGTCGTCGCCGGCGGGGCGATGATCGCCGGCATCCCCGGTGCGCTCTTCGCCGTTCCGCTCGCCGCTTTCGTCAACGTGGTCGTGCTCTACCTCGGCTCACGCGGGTGGGAGACGGGTGGGCGGCCACCGCCGGAAGACCTCATCTGGAGCACCGTCCCCCGTCGAAGGAGAACCCCCGCGTGA
- a CDS encoding crosslink repair DNA glycosylase YcaQ family protein encodes MTTRETLSAAEARRVAVAAQGLHRARPARVGTRQLNDALRRMSVLQIDSVNVFARSHYLPLFSRLGPYDTTDLDRLLFARRPRYVEYWAHVAAFVDAADRPLFAFRMAEFRQKYAGDPEGWVSRHRDVVDWVRGELAERGPLRPAEIERDARRSPRGGWWEWDVVKEALEFLWLFGEVAIAGRRGFERRYGLAFDVLGAELAGRDVPRADAIRELVRRAARAYGVATAADLADYWRIRDRGAILAAVSDLVEQGELIPVSVAGWTTAGRPARAWLHRDARVPRRVEAAAILTPFDPMVWFRERAERLFDFAYRIEIYTPAARRRFGYYSLPVLVDDAIVARVDLKADRPTQTLRVQSAWWEREPASAVVERVAEELRQSAIWQGLERISVSRWGDAVDQLAAALPRASRHTAGPASESPSVEG; translated from the coding sequence GTGACGACCCGAGAGACGCTGAGCGCCGCCGAAGCACGTCGGGTCGCGGTGGCCGCACAGGGCCTTCACCGCGCACGCCCCGCCCGCGTCGGCACCCGCCAGCTGAACGACGCGCTGCGCAGGATGTCGGTGCTCCAGATCGACTCGGTCAACGTCTTCGCCCGATCGCACTATCTCCCCCTGTTCTCCCGGCTCGGTCCGTACGACACGACGGACCTCGACCGCCTGCTGTTCGCGCGCCGTCCGCGCTACGTCGAGTACTGGGCGCACGTCGCCGCCTTCGTCGACGCGGCGGACCGCCCGCTCTTCGCGTTCCGGATGGCGGAGTTCCGGCAGAAGTACGCAGGAGACCCCGAGGGGTGGGTCTCGCGGCATCGAGACGTCGTCGACTGGGTCCGCGGCGAGCTCGCTGAACGCGGACCTCTGCGTCCGGCCGAGATCGAGCGCGACGCGCGTCGTTCACCGCGGGGCGGCTGGTGGGAGTGGGACGTCGTGAAGGAGGCGCTGGAGTTCCTGTGGCTCTTCGGCGAGGTGGCGATCGCCGGGCGACGCGGCTTCGAGCGACGCTACGGCCTCGCCTTCGACGTCCTGGGCGCGGAGCTGGCGGGCCGGGACGTGCCGAGGGCCGATGCCATCCGGGAGCTGGTGCGTCGCGCCGCCCGGGCGTATGGCGTGGCGACCGCCGCAGACCTCGCCGACTACTGGCGCATCAGGGATCGTGGCGCGATCCTCGCCGCGGTCTCCGACCTCGTCGAGCAGGGTGAGCTCATCCCCGTGTCGGTTGCGGGATGGACGACGGCGGGCCGCCCGGCGCGGGCGTGGCTGCACCGCGACGCCAGGGTCCCGCGACGGGTGGAGGCCGCGGCGATCCTCACGCCGTTCGACCCGATGGTGTGGTTCCGTGAGCGCGCGGAGCGGCTTTTCGATTTCGCCTACCGAATCGAGATCTACACTCCGGCGGCCCGACGACGGTTCGGGTACTACTCGCTTCCGGTCCTCGTCGACGATGCGATCGTCGCGAGGGTCGATCTGAAGGCCGACCGGCCGACGCAGACGCTGCGGGTGCAGTCCGCATGGTGGGAGCGCGAGCCCGCTTCCGCCGTCGTGGAGCGCGTGGCGGAGGAGCTGCGCCAGTCCGCGATCTGGCAGGGGCTGGAGCGCATCTCCGTCTCGCGCTGGGGCGACGCCGTCGACCAGCTGGCCGCCGCCCTCCCCCGCGCGTCCCGGCATACCGCCGGCCCCGCTTCCGAATCACCTAGCGTTGAAGGATGA
- a CDS encoding crosslink repair DNA glycosylase YcaQ family protein has product MTPVPALSRAEAARIAVRAQLLTAQRPGDIVETVQSLTVLPIDPTAAIAPSADLILWSRIGWPYEPADFRRLFHHDRVIFEWRGFFRPMSDLPLFLPQMRRGPRSAAARDWLAANDRFRRDILGRLRDDGPLRPVDIDDTAAVPWRSTGWTNDRNVLQMLEMLTECAEVAVDHRDAKGRWFDLAERVYPAVAPVTDDEAARGRAERRLSALGIARRKGVAQPGEPVDVGDVGVEVVVDGVDGRWRVDPVLLDTVGEPSRTALLSPHDRLVFDRVRLRELFGFDYVLEMYKPAASRRWGYFALPILHGDRLVGKLDAALDRRAGTLRINAVHEDETFTSSVSEAVDAEIDDLARWLGVEVSRL; this is encoded by the coding sequence TTGACACCGGTTCCCGCCCTGTCGCGCGCGGAAGCCGCGCGCATCGCCGTGCGCGCGCAGCTGCTCACCGCGCAGCGTCCCGGCGACATCGTCGAGACCGTCCAGTCCCTCACCGTCCTGCCGATCGACCCGACGGCTGCGATCGCCCCGAGCGCCGATCTGATCCTGTGGAGCCGCATCGGCTGGCCCTATGAGCCTGCCGATTTCCGCCGCCTGTTCCATCACGATCGCGTGATCTTCGAGTGGCGCGGGTTCTTCCGGCCGATGAGCGACCTTCCGCTGTTCCTTCCGCAGATGCGCCGCGGTCCGAGGTCGGCGGCCGCCCGCGACTGGCTCGCGGCGAATGATCGCTTCCGTCGCGACATCCTGGGTCGACTCCGGGATGACGGGCCGCTGCGCCCCGTCGACATCGATGACACCGCTGCGGTGCCGTGGCGATCGACGGGATGGACGAACGATCGCAACGTCCTGCAGATGCTGGAGATGCTCACCGAGTGCGCCGAGGTGGCCGTCGATCACCGGGACGCCAAGGGCAGATGGTTCGACCTGGCCGAGCGTGTCTATCCGGCGGTGGCGCCGGTGACCGACGACGAGGCCGCACGCGGGCGGGCCGAGCGGCGGCTGTCGGCGCTGGGGATCGCGAGACGAAAAGGCGTGGCGCAGCCGGGGGAGCCGGTCGATGTCGGCGACGTCGGGGTCGAGGTGGTCGTCGACGGCGTAGACGGGCGCTGGCGCGTCGATCCGGTGCTCCTCGACACCGTCGGCGAGCCCTCGCGGACGGCGCTCCTCTCACCCCACGACCGTCTCGTCTTCGATCGCGTGCGGCTGCGGGAGCTGTTCGGTTTCGACTACGTCCTGGAGATGTACAAGCCGGCCGCATCGAGGCGCTGGGGATACTTCGCGCTTCCGATCCTCCACGGTGATCGACTGGTCGGAAAGCTCGATGCCGCCCTCGATCGCCGTGCGGGCACGCTGCGCATCAACGCCGTGCACGAAGACGAGACCTTCACCTCCTCGGTATCGGAGGCGGTCGACGCCGAGATCGACGACCTGGCGCGGTGGCTCGGGGTCGAGGTGTCGCGACTCTAG
- a CDS encoding LemA family protein, producing the protein MWEWLIPVLIVVALVVIAGIYLWATYNSLVQLNVRVDEAWSDITVQLKRRADLLPNLIEAVKGYAAHEKAVFENVTRARAETLSAGGPAEAGVAEGHMQQALRSLFAVAEAYPQLQASQNFLQLQQSIVDTEDKIQASRRFYNGGVRELNTKIKVFPNNLFARNLGFDEREFFEVVDGAAISEPPRVQF; encoded by the coding sequence ATGTGGGAATGGCTCATCCCCGTCCTGATCGTCGTCGCACTGGTCGTCATCGCGGGGATCTACCTGTGGGCGACCTACAACTCGCTGGTTCAGCTGAACGTACGCGTCGATGAGGCGTGGAGCGACATCACCGTCCAGCTGAAGCGCCGTGCCGACCTGCTGCCCAATCTCATCGAGGCGGTGAAGGGGTACGCCGCACACGAGAAAGCGGTGTTCGAGAACGTGACCCGGGCGCGCGCCGAGACCCTCTCCGCGGGCGGTCCCGCCGAGGCCGGTGTGGCGGAAGGTCACATGCAGCAGGCGCTGCGTTCGCTCTTCGCGGTCGCTGAGGCATACCCGCAGCTGCAGGCGAGCCAGAACTTCCTGCAGCTGCAGCAGTCGATCGTCGACACCGAGGACAAGATCCAGGCATCGCGGCGCTTCTACAACGGCGGCGTCCGCGAGCTGAACACCAAGATCAAGGTGTTCCCCAACAACCTTTTCGCCCGCAATCTCGGGTTCGACGAGCGTGAGTTCTTCGAAGTCGTCGATGGCGCCGCGATCTCGGAGCCTCCGCGCGTTCAGTTTTGA
- a CDS encoding D-arabinono-1,4-lactone oxidase, with the protein MTRPGAVWRNWGRTAQAKPVRAEFPATAEAVERAVGAAARRGLRIKPIGSGHSFSDIAVAPDVLLDLSALSGIVSIGPGTGQVTFGAGTPLHQVPRLLARHGLAMQNLGDIDRQTIAGAISTGTHGTGIAFGGLATQIVGVTIVTGTGETRRIAEGDPLLAAVSLGLGALGVLVDVTVQCVPAFHLEAVERPEPLEDVVAGLQERAQAADHFEFYWFPHTEVALTKTNRRLPETTPRRPLPRVGRFVDETVLANGVYRGMCAVGSALPPVIPSFSRLATRVTGDRTYLDRSHRVFTQTRGVRFREMEYALPAEHVAGAFAEVRSLIAAKRWRISFPLEVRFASGDDRWLSTAYGGPTGYIAVHRYFREDPTAYFAAVEEIMRAHGGRPHWGKLHSLGADVLRDRYPRFDDFLELRHAFDPDGLFRNAYLDRVLGL; encoded by the coding sequence GTGACCCGCCCGGGCGCCGTCTGGCGCAACTGGGGGCGCACGGCGCAGGCGAAGCCGGTGCGCGCAGAGTTCCCGGCCACGGCCGAGGCCGTCGAGCGCGCGGTCGGCGCGGCCGCCCGACGCGGCCTGCGGATCAAGCCCATCGGTTCGGGGCACAGCTTCTCGGACATCGCCGTCGCACCCGACGTCCTCCTGGACCTGTCCGCGCTGTCGGGCATCGTCTCGATCGGTCCCGGGACCGGGCAGGTGACCTTCGGCGCGGGCACACCCCTGCACCAGGTTCCGCGCCTTCTCGCGCGCCACGGGCTCGCCATGCAGAACCTCGGCGACATCGATCGGCAGACCATCGCCGGCGCGATATCGACCGGCACCCATGGCACCGGCATCGCGTTCGGAGGGCTGGCCACCCAGATCGTCGGCGTCACGATCGTCACCGGTACCGGTGAGACCCGGCGGATCGCGGAGGGGGATCCCCTGCTCGCCGCGGTGTCGCTCGGGCTCGGAGCGCTGGGCGTCCTCGTCGATGTGACGGTGCAGTGCGTCCCCGCCTTCCACCTCGAGGCTGTGGAACGCCCGGAGCCGCTCGAAGACGTCGTCGCCGGACTCCAGGAACGAGCGCAGGCGGCTGACCACTTCGAGTTCTACTGGTTCCCCCATACCGAGGTGGCACTGACGAAGACCAATCGGCGACTCCCTGAGACGACACCGCGACGCCCGCTGCCGCGCGTCGGCAGATTCGTCGACGAGACCGTGCTCGCGAACGGGGTCTACCGCGGCATGTGCGCCGTCGGATCGGCTCTCCCGCCGGTCATCCCGTCCTTCTCCCGCCTGGCCACACGCGTCACCGGCGACCGCACGTATCTCGACCGGTCGCACCGCGTCTTCACCCAGACGCGGGGTGTGCGCTTCCGCGAAATGGAGTACGCCCTGCCTGCCGAGCACGTGGCAGGGGCATTCGCCGAGGTGCGTTCCCTCATCGCGGCCAAGAGGTGGCGGATCTCCTTCCCCCTCGAGGTGCGCTTCGCCTCCGGCGATGATCGCTGGTTGTCGACGGCGTACGGCGGACCGACGGGCTACATCGCCGTCCACCGGTACTTCCGGGAGGACCCGACGGCGTACTTCGCCGCCGTCGAGGAGATCATGCGCGCGCACGGTGGGCGTCCGCACTGGGGCAAGCTCCATTCCCTCGGTGCCGACGTCCTGCGGGACCGGTATCCCCGATTCGACGACTTCCTCGAGCTGCGTCATGCCTTCGACCCGGACGGCCTGTTCCGCAACGCGTATCTGGACCGTGTCCTCGGGCTCTAG
- a CDS encoding alanine racemase encodes MTIDLLARDAAANPSSERWRVPARYWAEMSAATAHLPAPLAAIDRQALSFNALDMMVRAGGVPIRVASKSIRVREVLDAVLRLPGYRGILAFTLAEALWLSSDHDDIVLGYPTVDRGSLARLAADEQAAARITLMVDDPAQLDLIDAIAPPRTRAELRVALDVDASWRAPGLGHIGVHRSPLHTAQEAWARARLIAERPGFRLAGLMMYEAQIAGQPDAVGAGESVIRWMQRQSAAELRERRAEVVERVREVAHLDFVNGGGTGSLESTAADLAVTELTAGSGLLAGHLFDGYRSFDPAPAAAFALDVVRIPAPGVATVLGGGWVASGPAAPSRLPRPVWPAGLRHLSREGAGEVQTPLRGPAAAHLAVGDRVWFRHAKSGELAERVERFVLVSDGGIVAEMPTYRGEGKAFL; translated from the coding sequence GTGACGATCGATCTCCTGGCCCGGGATGCCGCAGCAAATCCGTCGAGCGAGCGCTGGCGTGTGCCGGCGAGGTACTGGGCGGAGATGTCGGCGGCCACCGCCCATCTGCCGGCACCGCTTGCGGCGATCGATCGGCAGGCGCTGTCGTTCAACGCCCTCGACATGATGGTGCGCGCAGGAGGCGTTCCCATCCGGGTGGCGAGCAAGTCCATCCGCGTGCGAGAGGTGCTCGATGCGGTCCTGCGGCTCCCCGGTTACCGCGGGATCCTGGCCTTCACGCTCGCCGAAGCTCTCTGGCTGAGCTCGGACCACGATGACATCGTGTTGGGTTATCCCACGGTCGACCGGGGGAGTCTCGCGCGCCTCGCCGCAGACGAGCAGGCGGCGGCGAGGATCACCCTCATGGTCGACGACCCCGCCCAGCTCGACCTCATCGATGCGATCGCCCCGCCGCGCACCCGCGCCGAGCTGCGGGTCGCGCTCGACGTGGATGCCTCGTGGCGTGCCCCGGGGCTCGGCCACATCGGTGTGCACCGCTCACCCCTTCACACGGCGCAGGAAGCGTGGGCACGTGCCCGGCTCATCGCGGAGCGGCCGGGCTTCCGCCTGGCGGGGCTGATGATGTACGAGGCTCAGATCGCCGGCCAGCCGGATGCGGTCGGCGCGGGCGAGAGCGTCATCCGCTGGATGCAGCGTCAGTCGGCGGCAGAACTGCGCGAGCGCCGGGCCGAGGTCGTCGAACGGGTCCGTGAGGTCGCGCACCTCGACTTCGTCAACGGGGGAGGGACGGGATCCTTGGAGTCGACGGCTGCCGACCTCGCCGTGACCGAGCTCACGGCCGGGAGCGGGCTGCTCGCCGGTCACCTCTTCGACGGTTACCGCTCCTTCGACCCCGCCCCGGCGGCGGCTTTCGCACTCGACGTCGTGCGCATACCCGCGCCCGGCGTCGCGACGGTCCTCGGCGGGGGGTGGGTCGCCTCCGGTCCTGCCGCCCCCTCACGACTTCCGCGCCCCGTCTGGCCGGCGGGCCTGCGTCATCTGTCTCGCGAGGGCGCGGGGGAGGTCCAGACCCCTCTGCGCGGCCCGGCCGCCGCGCACCTGGCAGTCGGTGACCGGGTGTGGTTCCGTCATGCCAAGAGCGGGGAACTGGCCGAGCGGGTGGAAAGATTCGTCCTCGTGTCGGACGGGGGGATCGTGGCCGAGATGCCGACGTACCGCGGCGAGGGGAAGGCCTTCCTGTGA